The DNA window CATTGAAATCACGGCTTAACTTTTGTGCGGCAATTTCAACAACCATATTCAAGTATTTATCCCTTCGGATACCCTTGAACTCTGACTGGACATACCGAACAATTTCGCGGGCCTTCTCTTTAAACTTTATTGCGAGTTGTTCGGGAGGAACAAGAAAAAGCCCGGCGAAATTACTGGCTTGAGTTTCCAGAATCCTATAGTCTTCTTCACGAACGCCGGACAAATACTCCAAGTAAGATGCGATGTTTTCGATTCTGAACTGCCTGTACCATTCGGTATGAAGTATCATATGCCCAAGTTCATGGGCAATCGTGAATCGGTATTGAGGT is part of the Acidobacteriota bacterium genome and encodes:
- a CDS encoding ImmA/IrrE family metallo-endopeptidase, which codes for MAGTTRLPFIPYDELRIIVADYMDKCGINKDIPIDVEFLLDNAYQINIIPFPSLFKGFGINAFMSNDFSKMYVDEYLYSNLEPQYRFTIAHELGHMILHTEWYRQFRIENIASYLEYLSGVREEDYRILETQASNFAGLFLVPPEQLAIKFKEKAREIVRYVQSEFKGIRRDKYLNMVVEIAAQKLSRDFNVHHSPIMIRIERDKLTDFIP